Genomic DNA from Rana temporaria chromosome 1, aRanTem1.1, whole genome shotgun sequence:
gccttaatgagggcccccctcaaccacACTGTGGCATACAGCGCCTACGTGGCGCACAAAatgtcccaagcgggggaggcCAATCAGAGGCTTGCCAAGGACCTGTTcaaccaggtgcttttatggatgcaccagggctggctgaccaatcagactgagctgagtgacccggcccatcctgcccaacacctgcaacctcctcctgctgccacatcatccccacctgcaaggggccgtggacgggtccgtggaagatctgctgcaatgcaggctgcaaggaAAGTTACTACAAGGAAGAGGAcaagatgattcccggccttccatttgatcacccaaaaactgggtttttttttggactaccacagcctgggctccattggctcacttgctgctgctcctggtttttgtttttgtggttgttctttttagttctcggtatgtgctcctcaaggtttgccattttctccttgacttgcctgtgcagtctggaacacaagtctgcatgtatgttgctatctgagcaagtgctgccgttctaggtaatttatttttgtttatggccaaaataaatgtttttttgatttactgaaaaaccttgtctattgtgttttaatactgtggtgattaggcatgaaacattttaaaaaataatatgtgtcatttacaatggacaccaactccttgggggggggggtggtacatttggtgtaccaacttggcaaaacaaaaaaggaaaaacacgcgcaaaaataaaatggtgacataacttgccaaaaaaacaaccaataaacaaaaaatatgacatcaaatggtgacataacttgccaaaaaaaaaaaataataaaaatggcatcaaaaaacaatggtgacataacttgccaaaaaaaaataaaataaataaaatggcatcaaaaaacaatggtgacataacttgccaaaaaaaaaatgacataaaaaatcaatggtgacataacctgccaaaaaaattagaaaactaaaatatggcatcaaaaaacaatggtgacataacttgccaaaaaaaaaaatggcatcaaaaaacaatggtgacataacttgccaaaaaaaatagaaaacaaaaatatggcatcaaaaaacaatggtgacataacttgccaaaaaaaatagaaaacaaaaatatggcatcaaaaaacaatggtgacataacttgccaaaaaataaataaaaataaattaataaataaaacatcaacattaaatacaaataacattacataaacatagacatgtggaggacataaataaagttacaacatctggatagatagcatcagcaagagaacgggtttattctagcaagagaacacagaaaaaaaagaggcaataaacgacacactagatatttaaaatgacgaatgtgccatatcacaaacaaacaagagttttacctgaatgagtgctcccatccccttattttgtcagagcatgcgcaggatttttatccgcggatattgtgtactaaccaacgggtCTGTCCGTCGGACAGATTcgcagcagatagatttgttagctTGTCTactaatttttatctgctggaaatcggaaatatccgcggataaatatccgctggaacgtacacaccaggggatctatccgctgaaaccgatccgctgagatttttcagcggatggatcctctcgtgtgtatggggccttagaggggaatttatcaaaactggagcagccagaatctggGCAGTTGTGTatgacaaccaatcagcttccatattTCATCTTCAAAGCTTAactaaacaagctgaagatagaggcTGATTGGTTGCTCCAGATTCTGACTGCTCCAGTTTTGACAAATCCCTCTTTAATGTCTTATGAGATTTCACTGATGGATGTAATCATTTATGAAATAATACATTTATTCTTACATCTTTATCTGGTTGGTCCGGTGAAAATAAAAGCACcactaaaatctggttatatatcTATTGTAGACAGCTCAGACGACACTTTGTTGCTCTCTAAAGACCATTTAAACATTTTCTAAGGTTTTCTTCTGTCCATTTGGATATTAAGAGTTTCACATTATTTATACAGAcggttttctttctttctagatTAGTTATGGAGCCAGAGATACGTTGCTGAGTGATAGAAAGATGTATCCAAACTTTTTCCGGACAGTTCCGGATGATGAGATGCAATATGTGGCCATAGCAAAGTTACTGGAAAGGTTGAAGTGGAACTGGGTCGGGATCCTTACATCTGATGATGAATACGGAGAGAGGGAGATCCGACATCTCAACAAACATTTATCAAATCATGGAATTTGTATTGAATTCAAGATTCTGGTGTCTAAAGAGAATTATAATAAAATTCCTCAAGAGCTGCGGAGCTCAACCACGGAAGTTCTTATTATTTGTGGCTCAGTTAGTCTGTATTATTACCAGTTTTTGTATAAAAATGTCCCTTATCACATGGAGAAAACATTTATTCTACCAGATTCTTGGTCAatgactgacattttttttattctcagtAACTGCAGTTTGGTGTTTACATTCCCCCATCTCTACATAGAGGAAATGCTggaatatttttataatatttatccATCCAACCGCCCAAATGACCCCCTGATGGAGGATATTCTCATATCTCAATGTGGATGCTTTTCAAACAACCAAATTAAAAATGTCCTTATCCCAATTATACAAAGATCTACTCTTACCGACTGCGATCTGGTGACACTTGGACTTAATTTATATTTTCCTGATGAGAAAACATCCTATAGAGTGTATATTGCAGTCTACATTTTGGCTCAAGCATTACATGACATGGatttctcttttaaaataaataacaaaaaatctgaaataaatccACACACACTAAAGTATAAGGTGAATGTCCAATGAAAGTTTACTCGTATCTTTTTATACTCGGTCAGTTCAGTACTGGAACACAATGTGCCCAGACAAAGATTACACCCAGTTTAGGTTCATGTTTAGTTTAGAggtgtttaaccctttcacctctggagcatttttttcaattGTTGCACACATGttaatgtagcgccctgctcctgtttaacaggtgctgctgtaaatttagtgggggtctgaactgttatttggctcagacaaatGTGATTGAGGGCAATTTAgcatctgttccagccatggctgtgctgggagtacccACCATTGCTTGcatgggggtgttattaccatcccaggccaagggtggcagcagcaaagtcagggtgtattgggtgtccccctcggcagagaatcagtgggagtggtcgccccgctgtgcatgctgcggAGGGGTACTTAAAGGTCAGACGCCATTGGCGGGGGTTCGTTGTTTGCGCCTCATGGCCCGCCTGGTCTGGGGTGTGCATCCTGAGGCCTGACTCCATGACCACTTGGTCTGGGGTCGGGGGTTTCacctggtaggcccagtagtcagactggggcctacATTTGcaaaaggtgatcctgtgctgtccatcctgtgggaggaagccacttgatgaaggaagccaggggaggacttatcctggagaggaccatgcaaggctgttatcttgggagaaggcctggaaacttaatcgaaggatgcacaatacactgagaggcttgacggtGGTCGCCTGTTGGATCCAAAGTTCTAAAAAGGTTAAGCTGGAGAAATCTGGGTGCAGAATCCTGTgacaggggattctggaccaaaagtgtctccttatAAAGGAagttctgtggcagagactgtactttagtGCGctatcccggctgctaggccagtgagagggacctatccgggtgagcaatacccactctggctagagtggcgacgagagaatgattgctggaagcaggagtgtttcctttttgtgattatacacctgaacctgccTACCTATTTACACTTCCACCCCTTTCTACTTCTTTTCTaccaagttctacaaataaatctcagaaaaagaagtgcattgtgtggacattggaattccTCAGACTCTCAATTTCctctggacagcgagaagatagaggtaacgtgccacccaaaaatactcagcagctcctccgggggtagtgctacatgtgggggctcgtccgggataggcTGTTATCTCTAGCAACAGAATTTGAAAGTCATTTAGCTATTGAGAGTCTGAACTTGTCGGGGTGTTGAACTGTACTCATAAATAATAGGTTAATATCGAAAACAGTGGGTGTTGATTCACCTGCTAAGCGCTCATGGCTTCCATAAAGCAGTCTATACCTCCTCTGTCACTCAAGGTTCTCTCGGTTAATGACAAGGGTTTTAATCTCTCTGAGAAACGCTCAAGTTTTCTAGCAGAAGCACATAGACAAAAGGCTCAAATCGTCTTTTTTCAAGAGACGCATTTCAAATCAAACAATATTCAGTGTCTGACCAACAAGAGATACCCTGAGGTTTTCCATGctgactctaaggccccatacacacgatagaatccatccgcagataaatcccagcaaatgggtttctgcggatagatcctatggtgtgtacacgccagcggatctgtttccgcggagaaatctcctctgggatggattccagcagatcggatatttgctgacatgcacaacaaatccatctgctggaatccattccaacggatggatccgctcgtctgtacagactcaccggatccatccgtccaaagggattccccgcacgcatcgtaatgatttgacgcatgcgtggaattccttatatgacagcgtcgcgcccgtcgccgcgtcataatcgcgacgacggcgcgacacgtcatcgccagaggatttccgcgcggatttcaatgcgatggtgtgtacactccatcgcatagaaatctgcggaaatctttgagaggatttatccgtggaaacggtccgctggaccgtatccgcggataaattctctcgtgtgtatggggccaaagatGAAAGGGGTGGCGATCTTGCTTGCAAAGTCACTCGCATTCCGCCTCACTGACCAGATGGTTGATCCTGGAGGTAGATTCATCTTCCTTAAGGAGCTGTGGAGAGACAGGCCGATGACACTTGCTAATGTGTATTGCCCTAACTCCAAACAGGTCTCTTTTTTGAAGGATACGCTTCTGAAACTTACTTCTTTTAAGTCTGGTCTCTTAATACTTGGGGGGGACTTCAACATGGCCCTGGACCCTAATCTTAATACATCTTCAGGAGCCTCATCCCTCCCCTTTTCAGCTTTAAGGCAAGCAAAATTAGGTTTGGCCTCTTTGGCCCTCCATGATACGTGGCGCACCTTGAATCCCAGAGGGAGGGATTACACGTTTTTCTCGTCCCCACACCAACGATACTTGAGGTTGGAttatatttttctttcccaaaacgATCTCACGTACCTGTACGATGCGACAATTGAGAATTTGGTCCTGTCTGACCATTGTCCAGTTACCCTGACTTTACGGTTCCCGCAGAGGGAATCATTCACGAAGGTTTGGAGACTCTATGCCCCCCTACTTACGGACCTTGCGGATGTAGCTACCCTTAAACAGGCAATTGGGGAATACTTCCTGCATAACGACATGCCAGATGTGTCACCCAAGACTCAATGGGAGACACATAAATGCGTGGTGAGAGGACATCTGTTATCCATAGCAGCAAGGAGGAAAAGGGAACATGTAGCCCTTCTCCAGGAGCTTACAGATAAAATCTCTAATCTGGAAACGCAGAACAAAGGCTCCATGGCCGTGAAGGTAGCGGCTGAACTAGCAGAGACAAGAGCATTCTTGCATGAGGAATTATACAAAAACCTTGCAAGCGCATGATGTTATCGCAGGAATTGTTCTATGAACATGGGAACAAGCTGGGAAGACAATTGGCAAGGTTCACGCAAAAACTTGTCCTTGCCTCCACTATTCATCACGTGAGAGATAAGCAAGGTGGGATTCACACTAAGACGGAAGATATTGCTTGTCAATTCCAAGAATACTATGGCAAGTTATATAACATTATGGCAAGGGAGGAAGGAGTGGGCTCGTAAGCTACTAGGGAATTTCTGATAAAGGACTTTTTGCACAAATATTGCCCTCAGGCATTGTCCCTGGAAGATCAGCAAGTTTTAGAGTCGCCGTTGACATTTGAAGAATGGGTAGAAGCCCTAAAAGCTACCAAACCGGGCAAGAGCCCAGGTCCGGACGGCCTAACGGCACAATATTACAAATGCTTCTCGGAACTTTTAGCGCCAGGTTTCCTCAAAGCCTTTAACTCTTTGGCGGGCTCCTCTTATAATTCTAACACCCTGTTGGAAGCGTATATCTCAGTAATACCTAAAGAGGGCAAAGATCCCTCAGATGTAGCGAATTATAGGTCGATCTCGCTCTTAAATGTAGACGTGAAAATGTTCTCAAACATCCTGGCGACACGGTTGGCCTTCTATGTTCCGGTGTGGGTGGGTCTTgatcaggtgggttttgtccctggcagagaggccagggacaacaccatcaagGCCCATAATTTGCATCATTGGCTCACCTctacaaaaaatgaagggttcttTCTATCATTgaatgcggagaaggcctttgacctggtggcctgggactacatgaaCTCGGTCCTGGAGGCACTTGGTCCAGGGACAAGATTGAGGGCCTTTGTTGGAGCGCTATACACGACTCCACGAGCTAGGGTCTGGGTTGATGTTCACCTGTCGGAGGCCTTCTCCATCCACAATGGcaccagacaaggctgccccctttcccctaTACTGTATATCCTCACAATAGAACCCCTTCTTTGTTGCATTCGGGCTCATCCTGGTATAACAGGGGTTAAAATACACCAGAAGGAATTCAAGCTAGCAGCCTTTGCTGGTGACATTTtgcttttcctcttttccccttgATATCCTTACCTAACCTACTGCAAGTGTTTGACCAATTCTGATACATCTCGCACTTAAAGTTTAACTATTCCAAGTCATTTGCCCTGAATGTTTCACTACCTCCATCGCTAGTTCtcccctgccaggagaactttcCTCTTCGCTGGAAAACTGATGACATTACCTACCTGGGCATTCAGCTCCCAGGTAAACTATCAGACCTTTATGAGAAGAACTTTGTGCCCGAGCTGAAGGCCATACAGCAGGACATGCTGCAGTGGGATTCACCCATAATCTTTTGGTTCGGGCGAGCCGCCATCTTGAAAATGATGGTACTTCCCCGAATGCTATATAAACTACAGACAATCCCGATtgccctccctccttccttctttgCAACATACAAAAGACTATGTAGGAAGTTTTTGTGGGGATCCAAAGCACCCAGAATCAGCTGGGCGAAATTGGTGTTGCCTaaagttgaggggggtattggtctccCGGATTTACAGAAGTACTATTGGGCTACACACCTAACACGTGTAGTGGACTGGAGGGTACACACACGCTGTAAAGGCTGGGTACGATTAGAAAGTCAGATTACGGGAGCTGAACTCGGGAAAGTACCTTGGTTCTCCAAGAGACATTGGACGTCTAACGTCCTATCTCATCCGCTAGTAGGGGCAACTCTATCAGCATTCACGAAGGCTTGTGATACATTTGCAATATCGACAACGGAATGTAGATTAACTCCTCTTAGGGGTAACCCGGATTTCATCCCAGGATGAGATGGAATCTACTTGACAGATGAATGGCCACATACAGATATGCtggccaaacattttttttctggggatAGATTCCTAACTATTAAAGAGCTTGAGAAGATGTCCCTAACCAAGACATTTCCCATATTTGCTTATCTTCAAGTGAAACACTTTCTTGATAACCCAAGGGTCAGGGGCAGTTTTACGAAATCGCCCACAGTATTTGAATTGCTATGCTCTAGTACATAACCTCAGAGACATGTGATTTCAATGCTGTATGCATCCATGTTCAGAGCACCCTTTGCGTCTTTGCAGGCGGAGCAGACCTCTTGGGAAACCCGGCTGGATAGACCAATTGAGACGAAGGCCTGAGAAAAGATTAACTGGTTTATCTTCAAAGGCTCGCTAAGTGTGAATATCCAGGAGAATGGTTACAAGATTAGGACacggtggtataggacaccggaTGTCGTCCACAAGTTTTCCCCTTCGGTACCGGACCGGTGCTGGAGATGTAGGCATGCTTTTGGTACtttcctccatatttggtgggaatgtccacGGATTCAACCATATTGGCAAAAGGTGCATGATGTGACGACGGCGGTCTCTACGCTCCCCTGGAGTTTTCACCAGCACAGTACCTTCTTCATCTCTCTAAAATTTCCAGGAAAAGGTATCGCAACTCGGTGGCGATACATATGATCAATGCAGCCAGACTATGTATTCCTGTTTACTGGAGAGCCACGGTGCCACCAACTGTAAAAGAATGGGTGACACGCATTAACCATATTGCAGCGGTAGAGGAACTGATATGCACTGTACAGGATAGAATCCCCAACTTCACTTATGTTTGGAATGAGTGGTTTGAATTTCGAAACACAGCAGATTACCAAACTCTTGTATAGAATATGGGCTGATTGAGAACCTGTGAGGTTACGCCCGACCGATGACTAGTTTGTGACATCACTAGTCTGTATTTCTTCCAATGTGGTGTAGACGGCGGGGGTAGTGGGCCTCCTCACTTACCTCCTCAAGTATGTGCTTTTGAGATACAATGCTCTTCTCCACCTTTCCCCCCCAcccgccttttttttcttttttcctttctttttcttttatatatcccTCTCTATACcctttctcttctctccccctttttttctcatttatcaATGTTGGGAGGTTCTGGGTGGGCGGGGTGGTTTTGGGCCGACCCACTCACCCATTCTTTTCAGAACAAGAGGACCCTAGTGACGGATATGGGACCTGGTTAGGCTGACAAGGGATCTGGGCTGGTTATCATTTATGGAAGGATACAGAGGCCTTGGAGTACGAGCATGTTGATACGTTCCTTCTGGGCCACTGTGACATACATCTCCCTTGGGAGGTACGTAAGGAATGAGATTGTTAACTCTGATTATGAGAATGTTGTCTATCGTGTGCCTTACATATATTGTTTGTACTTATGtctcaaatgtaaacaaagcctTGTAGATCCTCTTGTACTTGCTTGTTTTATTTGTTGATGTTGCTGTTTTATCTGTGACATTGTTCCTTCTATTTTTCTCAATAATATCtttatggtaaaaaaagaaaaagaggttaAGGTCAGGTTGTTTGGCTGAGATGCCGGATGCACGTGTAACAGAGAAAAGTGCGTGAAGCGACGTGCCCAGAAAAGAAccagaagggggaggagttaccgTCCCCTGTATGAGACGTGAGTGTGTCTGGCGTGAAAagaacttactgtatttattggcgtataacactcacttttttaccctgaaaatagagggtaaactgtgcctgcgtgttatacgcagggagctgtggaaagtttttttcctgaaacttccctcttaaagttagggtgcgcgcTCTACGCCTGTGCTTGTTATACGCcggtatatacggtaattgctAGATCGGTGAGAGAGTATCACAGAGCAGTCATGTCGGCGTATCCATCGCCATCCGTAGGACCGAGGCCTACAATGTTCCAGGCCGGAGCTAGTGTGGGTTCCGCACCGGCAGTAGCACTATTAACAGATACAGGCATCCGGATGAAGCCGCGGAGGCATTTTGTGCTGTATACCAGGGGCAACGTGAAAGCGATTGGTATGCCGGATTGGCGCTCTAGCTCGGACCCTTTGGCCGATGCTTCCAGTGCGGGGAGCATTTGTTTGGAGTGGGTCAGCCTACTGAATCACCCCACGCCTATCGAGTGGACTGGATTACAGGCGCTGTCACTTTAGAATAAGCTATTTCCTGGCCTACTAACA
This window encodes:
- the LOC120924943 gene encoding vomeronasal type-2 receptor 1-like translates to MYPNFFRTVPDDEMQYVAIAKLLERLKWNWVGILTSDDEYGEREIRHLNKHLSNHGICIEFKILVSKENYNKIPQELRSSTTEVLIICGSVSLYYYQFLYKNVPYHMEKTFILPDSWSMTDIFFILSNCSLVFTFPHLYIEEMLEYFYNIYPSNRPNDPLMEDILISQCGCFSNNQIKNVLIPIIQRSTLTDCDLVTLGLNLYFPDEKTSYRVYIAVYILAQALHDMDFSFKINNKKSEINPHTLKYKVNVQ